The DNA window GTGCTACCTCCAATGCCTACCACTGCGCCATCGGAATCCAACTCGCCGACAGCCTGCACCCGGTTGCGAATCCCGTTGCCGATGCCGAAGGCAACATCTACACCACCTTCTCCGGAACCCGTGGGCAGAAGACTGCGGTCTCGGTCTATAAGATCGATCTGAACTACGACTGTCGTCCCTTCGTCAGCGACATTATTAATGCGACCGGTCTTGCCTTCGACGCCGAAGGCTTGCTCTATGTCTCCTCGCGCAACGAGGGCACCATCCACCAGATCACTCCTTCCGGCAACATGAGCACCTTCGTCGAAGGAATGGGCATTGCCACCGGACTCGCCTTTGACCCGGCGGGCAATCTCTATGTAGGCGATCGCTCGGGCACCATCTTCAAGATCGGACCCGATCGCGAAGTCTTCGTCTTTGCCACCCTCGAACCGTCCATCGCCGCCTACCATCTGGCCTTTGGTCCAGACTCGTATCTCTACGTCACCGGCCCCACCACTTCAAGCTTCGATTCGATCCAGCGCATTGCTCCCAACGGCGAAACCGAACTCTTCTTCCGTGGCCTCGGCCGGCCACAGGGCATCACCTTTGATCACGACGGCAATCTCTATTGCGCGGCGAGTTTTGCCGGACACCGCGGTGTGGTGCGGATCGATCCGCAGCGCGAAGCCTCGCACTTCCTGTCCGGCCACAATATCGTCGGCCTTTGCTTCCTGCCCTCGCGCTCGCTTGCGGTTGCCACCAACAATGCCATCTACCGCGTCGACGTCGATATCGCCGGAGCCTGATTCCCCCTCATGCACGCCGCCATCATTGCTGTTGGAAGTGAACTGCTGACGCACACGCGTCTCGATACGAACTCGCTGTACCTCACAGAGAAGTTAAACGACATGGGCGTCGAGGTGGTACAGAAGCTCATCGTCGGCGATCATCGCGGTGGTCTGGAGAAAGCGGTGCGCTACGCTCTCGAATCGGCGCAGCTCCTCATCCTTACGGGCGGGCTCGGGCCTACCGAAGACGACCTCACGCGCGAGGCCGTTGCTGCCGCCACCGATCGAGCCATCCATTTCGATCCGGAAGTCTGCGCTTGGCTGGAGGCGCGCTTCCAGTCCTTTGGACGCACCATGTCGGAGATTAACAAGCGCCAGGCCTATGTCCTGGAAGGCGCCGAGGTGCTGCCGAATGGCCGCGGCACCGCTCCCGGGCAATGGCTCTCCTTGCCCCACAACCAGATTGTCGTTTTGCTGCCCGGGCCACCGGGCGAAATGAAGCCCATGGCCGGCCAGGAATTCTTCCCTCGTCTGCAAAAGATTCTGCCGCCGCTTGCACTGGCCACCGCCACCTTCCGTGTCTCGGGCATTGGCGAAAGCGACCTCGACGCGCTCATCGCTCCCATTTACAAGCCCTATGAGCGCCCTGTCACCACCATTCTTGCCAAGGCCGGGGACATCACCGTTCACCTTCGTACCCAAGCCACCACGCAAACCGAAGCCGACGCGCTCACCTCGGAACTCGCAGCGAAGATCGAAGCCGCTCTCGGCAATAAAATTTACTCGCACGATGGCTCGCCGCTC is part of the Bryobacter aggregatus MPL3 genome and encodes:
- a CDS encoding SMP-30/gluconolactonase/LRE family protein, with the translated sequence MSSIRIDRVQPQAALPGGEFTIRGTNLSGEQRPEVLFGDAPGSIVVGSGHLVIAKVPDAPSYGELTVRHEGATSNAYHCAIGIQLADSLHPVANPVADAEGNIYTTFSGTRGQKTAVSVYKIDLNYDCRPFVSDIINATGLAFDAEGLLYVSSRNEGTIHQITPSGNMSTFVEGMGIATGLAFDPAGNLYVGDRSGTIFKIGPDREVFVFATLEPSIAAYHLAFGPDSYLYVTGPTTSSFDSIQRIAPNGETELFFRGLGRPQGITFDHDGNLYCAASFAGHRGVVRIDPQREASHFLSGHNIVGLCFLPSRSLAVATNNAIYRVDVDIAGA
- a CDS encoding competence/damage-inducible protein A encodes the protein MHAAIIAVGSELLTHTRLDTNSLYLTEKLNDMGVEVVQKLIVGDHRGGLEKAVRYALESAQLLILTGGLGPTEDDLTREAVAAATDRAIHFDPEVCAWLEARFQSFGRTMSEINKRQAYVLEGAEVLPNGRGTAPGQWLSLPHNQIVVLLPGPPGEMKPMAGQEFFPRLQKILPPLALATATFRVSGIGESDLDALIAPIYKPYERPVTTILAKAGDITVHLRTQATTQTEADALTSELAAKIEAALGNKIYSHDGSPLEAAVLRLLEAKGQTVAVAESLTGGMLGSRLSGIAGASKVFVGGFISYNNGQKQSLLGVDPWAIAEHTEVSEEVALQMAVGAQERANAHWALSLTGYAGPDGGTAENPVGTVFCGIAGPGGFRKAHRFRYPTGDRDRIRQFAVQSALNLLRLTLI